A DNA window from Pontimonas salivibrio contains the following coding sequences:
- a CDS encoding response regulator transcription factor gives MTRASVVIVEDDHFTRSLLSQTLRSLDVTVSAETAEPAEALELCQTHTPDVALLDLDLGPGPTGFHVAVALRKQQPHIGLVMLTSYLDPRLLHTDAPADPVGARFLRKSDLDSPVQLVKTILQAKQSPRLAQRSDQRTGPTLTAHQLEVLRQVATGHSTREIAESLGVTDKAVEASISRIHKAFDPPRSRGSATRVKLVQAYYSLTGRTPPRA, from the coding sequence ATGACGCGGGCCTCTGTCGTAATCGTCGAAGATGACCACTTCACGCGCAGTCTTCTCAGCCAAACTCTGCGCTCTCTAGACGTCACTGTGTCAGCCGAGACGGCAGAGCCAGCCGAGGCGCTCGAGCTATGCCAGACCCACACACCAGACGTTGCCCTTTTGGATCTCGATTTAGGGCCAGGCCCGACGGGGTTTCACGTGGCAGTGGCGCTACGTAAACAGCAGCCCCACATCGGCCTTGTGATGCTGACGAGCTATCTAGACCCCCGGCTTCTTCACACTGACGCCCCGGCCGACCCGGTCGGGGCTCGTTTTCTGCGCAAATCAGACCTTGACTCGCCGGTCCAGCTGGTAAAGACCATCCTGCAGGCGAAACAATCTCCCCGACTCGCCCAGCGATCAGACCAACGGACGGGGCCCACACTGACCGCTCATCAACTTGAAGTCCTCCGTCAGGTGGCCACTGGACACTCGACGCGAGAGATTGCGGAAAGCCTTGGGGTGACTGACAAAGCGGTCGAGGCATCGATTTCTCGAATCCACAAAGCTTTTGACCCCCCGCGTTCACGCGGTTCTGCCACACGGGTGAAACTCGTCCAGGCCTATTACTCCCTCACCGGTCGCACCCCACCTCGTGCCTAA